In Methanosarcina siciliae T4/M, one genomic interval encodes:
- a CDS encoding 4Fe-4S dicluster domain-containing protein, with translation MAKNDEKEPYPVINILECKACGRCLLACPKNVLFMSDNLNARGYHYVEYKGEGCSGCASCYYTCPEPLALEIHIPLKKEEAE, from the coding sequence ATGGCAAAAAATGATGAAAAAGAACCGTACCCTGTTATCAACATTCTGGAGTGCAAGGCCTGTGGGCGCTGCCTTCTTGCCTGCCCGAAGAACGTGCTTTTCATGAGTGATAACCTGAACGCCCGGGGTTACCACTACGTAGAGTATAAAGGAGAAGGCTGTTCAGGCTGTGCGAGCTGCTATTATACCTGCCCTGAACCCCTTGCACTGGAAATCCATATTCCCCTTAAAAAGGAGGAAGCCGAATAA
- a CDS encoding APC family permease, whose translation MFEAKYNSENLMERKSELKRNLSLLEITLVGIGDILGAGIYVLMGKAAGLAGNMVWASFLFAGFTASLSALSYMELSSMYPRAGAEYVFARKAFGERTGLFVGLLVIYYVAITASAVALGFGRYFSTIFGGGILIGAISLYILLSLVMVYGIKESARLAILMTFIELSGLLIIIYVGIPYLGTVNYSETPSLSGVFEASALIIFAFLGFEDIVRLSQETKDAEKATPKALFISIFVTIFLYICVAVTSVSVLDFQVLGISDIPLAEVAAVAFGEKAFVLLSWIALFSTMNTVLVVMLGGSRIVYGMANSGSLPKILARVHPKLKTPWTAIFGIALFSSLFVFLGDIATVANIANFMIFIVFFIVNVSLIKLRYTDPERRRPFRVPVSIGRFPIIPTLGALSAVFLFSQISKEVMLYGFFLAGISAILVLLKTGKRKDKLLTG comes from the coding sequence ATGTTTGAAGCTAAATATAATTCTGAAAATCTTATGGAAAGGAAATCGGAACTAAAAAGAAACCTGAGTTTACTCGAAATTACTCTGGTCGGAATTGGAGATATTCTTGGAGCAGGGATCTATGTGCTTATGGGAAAAGCTGCGGGTCTCGCTGGCAACATGGTCTGGGCTTCCTTTCTGTTTGCAGGATTTACCGCTTCACTTTCCGCTCTAAGCTATATGGAACTTTCTTCCATGTACCCTCGAGCAGGAGCAGAGTATGTGTTTGCGAGGAAGGCTTTTGGAGAACGTACAGGTCTATTTGTAGGGCTGCTGGTCATCTATTATGTAGCAATTACCGCTTCTGCGGTTGCTCTCGGCTTTGGGAGGTACTTCAGTACTATTTTCGGAGGTGGAATTCTAATAGGGGCGATAAGCCTGTATATACTCCTGAGCCTTGTAATGGTTTACGGGATCAAGGAGTCAGCCCGACTGGCTATTCTCATGACCTTTATAGAACTCTCAGGTCTCCTGATAATTATTTACGTAGGGATTCCCTATCTTGGTACGGTAAATTATTCTGAAACCCCGAGCCTCTCAGGAGTTTTTGAGGCTTCTGCCCTGATTATCTTTGCATTCCTGGGGTTTGAAGATATTGTAAGGTTATCCCAGGAAACAAAAGATGCGGAGAAAGCAACTCCAAAAGCTTTGTTTATTTCCATCTTCGTCACCATTTTCCTCTATATCTGTGTGGCAGTAACTTCTGTGAGTGTGCTTGATTTTCAGGTTCTCGGAATTTCGGATATCCCGCTTGCTGAAGTTGCAGCTGTCGCTTTTGGGGAAAAGGCTTTTGTCCTTCTTTCCTGGATCGCGCTTTTTTCCACAATGAATACAGTACTTGTGGTTATGCTCGGAGGGTCAAGAATTGTCTACGGCATGGCAAATTCGGGTTCGCTTCCGAAAATCCTCGCACGGGTACACCCAAAGCTCAAGACCCCCTGGACTGCAATTTTCGGAATTGCATTATTTTCAAGTCTGTTTGTCTTCCTTGGAGACATAGCAACGGTAGCAAATATTGCGAATTTTATGATTTTTATTGTCTTTTTTATAGTCAACGTCTCCCTAATAAAACTCCGATACACCGACCCGGAGAGAAGGCGCCCTTTCAGGGTCCCTGTCAGTATAGGCCGTTTTCCCATAATTCCAACTCTTGGGGCTCTATCCGCTGTTTTCCTTTTTTCCCAGATCAGTAAAGAAGTCATGCTTTACGGATTTTTCCTTGCAGGAATAAGTGCAATACTAGTGTTACTTAAAACCGGAAAAAGGAAGGATAAGCTCTTAACTGGCTGA
- a CDS encoding AMP-binding protein — MTSLLSQFVSKTDFESYEDFQENFKILVPENFNFAYDVVDAYARNFPEKLAMIWCDDFGNERIFTFKDLKYYSDKAANFFVKHGIGKGDYVMLTLKSRYDFWFCILGLHKLGAIAVPATHMLKTRDIVYRIERAGLKMIVCIAEDDVPEQVDEAHAECGDVPLKKAKVGGEAREGWIDFRKELEESSPVFERPAGEAATKNEDICLVYFSSGTAGFPKMVEHDNTYPLGHILTAKYWQNVEEDGLHYTVADSGWGKCVWGKLYGQWIAGCAVFVYDYDRFEARNMLEKATKYGVTTFCAPPTIYRFLIKEDLSHYNFSTLKYAVVAGEPLNPEVFNRFLEFTGIKLMEGFGQTETVVTIATFPWMEPKPGSIGKPTPGYKIELMDRDGRLCEVGEEGEIVINTTKRKPIGLFAHYGKDPKRTAEAWHDGYYHTGDMAWMDEDGYLWFVGRADDIIKTSGYKVGPFEVESALIQHPAVLECAITGVPDLIRGQVIKATIVLTKDYTPSDALKKELQNHVKNVTAPYKYPRIVEFVPELPKTISGKIRRVEIRDKDQSL, encoded by the coding sequence ATGACTTCCTTGCTGAGCCAATTTGTTTCCAAAACCGATTTCGAATCCTATGAGGATTTCCAGGAAAACTTCAAAATACTGGTTCCTGAAAACTTCAACTTTGCCTATGATGTGGTCGATGCCTATGCAAGAAATTTTCCTGAGAAGCTTGCCATGATCTGGTGTGACGATTTCGGAAATGAGAGAATTTTTACTTTCAAAGACCTGAAGTATTACAGTGACAAAGCTGCAAATTTCTTTGTAAAGCACGGCATAGGCAAAGGCGACTATGTAATGCTTACCTTAAAGAGCCGCTACGATTTCTGGTTCTGCATCCTGGGGCTTCACAAGCTCGGAGCAATAGCCGTGCCTGCAACCCACATGCTAAAAACCAGGGATATTGTATACAGAATCGAAAGAGCCGGGCTGAAAATGATCGTCTGCATCGCCGAAGATGATGTCCCGGAACAGGTAGACGAAGCCCATGCCGAATGTGGGGATGTGCCTCTTAAAAAAGCCAAGGTAGGAGGAGAAGCCCGGGAAGGCTGGATTGATTTCAGAAAAGAACTTGAGGAAAGTTCTCCGGTCTTCGAACGTCCTGCAGGTGAGGCTGCGACAAAGAACGAAGACATCTGCCTTGTCTACTTCTCTTCCGGAACCGCCGGTTTCCCGAAAATGGTAGAACATGACAACACCTATCCCCTTGGCCATATCCTGACCGCAAAATACTGGCAGAACGTGGAGGAAGACGGGCTGCACTATACCGTTGCGGACAGCGGCTGGGGTAAATGTGTCTGGGGCAAGCTCTACGGGCAGTGGATAGCCGGCTGTGCGGTTTTTGTCTATGATTATGATCGGTTCGAAGCCAGAAACATGCTTGAGAAAGCCACAAAATATGGGGTCACCACCTTCTGCGCTCCGCCCACGATCTATCGTTTTCTGATTAAAGAAGACCTGTCCCACTACAACTTCAGTACGCTGAAATATGCAGTCGTTGCAGGTGAACCCCTCAACCCTGAAGTATTTAACCGCTTCCTTGAGTTCACCGGAATCAAACTCATGGAAGGTTTCGGGCAGACTGAAACCGTTGTCACGATTGCGACCTTCCCGTGGATGGAACCAAAACCCGGGTCTATCGGAAAGCCCACTCCCGGATATAAGATTGAGCTTATGGACAGGGACGGAAGGCTCTGCGAGGTTGGAGAAGAAGGGGAAATCGTCATCAACACGACAAAAAGAAAACCGATAGGGCTCTTTGCCCACTATGGAAAGGATCCTAAAAGGACAGCGGAAGCCTGGCATGACGGCTACTACCATACCGGAGATATGGCCTGGATGGATGAAGACGGATACCTGTGGTTTGTGGGAAGGGCCGACGACATAATCAAGACCTCGGGATATAAAGTCGGGCCCTTTGAAGTAGAAAGTGCTCTTATCCAGCACCCGGCTGTACTCGAGTGTGCAATCACGGGAGTTCCGGACCTTATCAGAGGTCAGGTCATCAAGGCGACTATTGTGCTTACAAAGGATTACACTCCGAGTGATGCTCTTAAGAAAGAGCTTCAGAATCACGTAAAAAATGTCACGGCTCCTTATAAGTATCCCCGGATTGTGGAATTCGTCCCCGAACTCCCGAAGACCATCAGCGGAAAAATCCGCAGGGTTGAAATCCGTGATAAGGACCAGAGCCTATGA
- a CDS encoding alkaline phosphatase family protein: protein MNVLECSTIDIAPTISRLLKIPMVPPSGRPIPEVENYASKRDCKRAVIIVIDSLGYSLYRYLSPVMKNLNEFAVNGLLFRCRSPANITSPAIASIFTGYLPEEHHIYSTADIYTETAKNSDNPKLRSIMEWAYRAGMKVATVIETEGAESFRGRIKDFYGVPNSEDILDYDSRITEYALQSLRENPDILAVHLRTLDRYSHRAETWKEMKKAAKAIDGNLEAIFRKAEKGTIFFICGDHAVHGGKKWLKNATHEEIKNHEDNYVALIVGCY, encoded by the coding sequence ATGAACGTTCTGGAATGCAGTACCATTGACATTGCACCTACAATCTCGAGATTGCTGAAAATTCCTATGGTTCCTCCTTCGGGAAGACCGATTCCTGAAGTTGAAAATTATGCGAGCAAGAGAGATTGCAAGAGGGCAGTAATTATCGTAATTGACAGCCTTGGATATTCCCTTTACAGGTACCTCTCTCCTGTAATGAAAAACTTGAATGAGTTTGCCGTAAATGGACTCCTGTTTAGGTGCAGGTCCCCGGCAAACATCACATCTCCTGCAATCGCCTCAATCTTCACAGGGTACCTTCCTGAGGAGCATCACATCTACTCGACCGCGGACATTTACACTGAGACTGCAAAAAATTCCGACAATCCGAAGCTTAGAAGCATCATGGAATGGGCTTACAGGGCGGGGATGAAGGTTGCAACCGTGATCGAGACCGAAGGAGCCGAGAGTTTCAGGGGCAGAATTAAGGATTTTTACGGGGTCCCTAACTCCGAAGATATCCTTGACTATGACAGCCGAATAACGGAATATGCATTGCAGTCCCTCAGGGAAAACCCCGATATCCTGGCTGTCCATCTCAGGACTCTTGACCGTTACTCCCACAGGGCAGAGACCTGGAAGGAAATGAAAAAAGCCGCAAAGGCCATAGATGGAAATCTTGAAGCAATCTTTCGGAAAGCCGAAAAAGGAACCATTTTCTTCATCTGCGGGGATCATGCTGTTCACGGGGGAAAAAAATGGTTAAAAAATGCCACGCATGAAGAAATCAAAAACCATGAGGATAATTATGTTGCCCTGATTGTGGGCTGTTACTAA
- a CDS encoding 2-oxoacid:acceptor oxidoreductase family protein, producing MAAEIIDGEKVIRKPKALYAEYPRKGGAAPTATHYCPGCGHGVLHKLIAEAIDDLGIQDRTVMISPVGCAVFAYYYFDTGNIQVAHGRAPAVGTGVSRAEENAVVVSYQGDGDLASIGLNETLQAANRGEKLAVFFVNNTVYGMTGGQMAPTTLIGEKTTTTPQGRDPRFAGYPLHMCELLDNLKAPVFIERVSVSDISHIRKARKAVRKALEVQRDGKGYAFVEVLAACPTNLRMDAEQAIQFINEQMEKEFPLRNFRDNFESAEPLHRGISDFTTESLEKLYGIEAEAGEKPSRADFSPIQTKIAGFGGQGVLSMGLILAQAGVKANLNASWFPSYGPEQRGGTSNCSVVISGQDIGSPTVYTPDILIAMNRPSLERFEGAVKEGGFILYDSTIGEAATPTGVKAIAVPATEKAKGAGDERAANSFMLGVLMGLNATGLEEDAFKEALAENFAGKPKVIEFNQQMLEAGAAWVRESVKV from the coding sequence ATGGCAGCAGAAATCATTGATGGAGAAAAGGTTATTAGAAAGCCGAAAGCTCTGTACGCGGAATATCCCCGCAAGGGAGGAGCAGCTCCGACAGCCACTCACTATTGCCCTGGATGCGGACATGGGGTTTTGCATAAACTCATCGCCGAGGCAATTGATGACCTGGGAATCCAGGACCGGACAGTTATGATCAGCCCTGTGGGCTGTGCAGTTTTTGCTTACTATTACTTTGACACAGGCAATATCCAGGTTGCCCACGGCCGGGCTCCTGCTGTTGGGACAGGCGTCTCAAGGGCTGAAGAAAATGCGGTGGTTGTCTCCTACCAGGGTGACGGAGACCTTGCTTCGATCGGTCTTAACGAGACACTGCAAGCGGCAAACAGAGGGGAAAAGCTTGCAGTCTTTTTCGTAAACAACACCGTGTATGGCATGACTGGCGGACAGATGGCTCCAACAACCCTTATCGGGGAAAAGACAACTACAACTCCTCAGGGCCGCGATCCCCGCTTTGCAGGCTACCCGCTTCATATGTGTGAGCTCCTGGACAACCTGAAGGCTCCGGTCTTTATCGAAAGAGTCTCGGTTTCCGATATTTCTCATATCCGGAAGGCCCGAAAAGCCGTTCGAAAGGCGCTTGAAGTTCAGCGTGATGGCAAAGGCTATGCTTTTGTGGAAGTCCTTGCAGCCTGCCCGACCAATCTTAGGATGGATGCGGAGCAGGCTATCCAGTTCATTAATGAGCAGATGGAAAAGGAATTCCCGCTCAGGAACTTCAGGGACAATTTCGAATCTGCCGAACCCCTTCACCGCGGGATCAGCGATTTTACAACAGAGTCCCTTGAGAAGCTTTACGGAATTGAAGCGGAAGCCGGAGAAAAACCCTCAAGGGCTGACTTTTCCCCGATCCAGACCAAGATTGCAGGTTTCGGAGGACAGGGTGTCCTTAGCATGGGACTTATCCTTGCCCAGGCAGGAGTCAAAGCGAATCTCAATGCTTCCTGGTTCCCTTCTTATGGCCCTGAACAGCGCGGAGGAACCTCAAACTGCTCGGTCGTGATTTCTGGCCAGGATATAGGCTCGCCTACGGTCTACACCCCTGATATCCTTATAGCCATGAACCGTCCCTCCCTCGAGAGATTCGAAGGGGCAGTAAAAGAAGGAGGCTTTATCCTCTATGACTCAACAATCGGGGAAGCCGCGACCCCTACAGGCGTAAAAGCAATTGCAGTCCCTGCAACCGAAAAAGCTAAGGGAGCAGGCGATGAGAGAGCTGCAAACTCCTTCATGCTCGGAGTCCTTATGGGCCTGAACGCAACCGGCCTTGAAGAAGATGCCTTCAAAGAAGCCCTTGCCGAAAACTTCGCAGGCAAACCCAAAGTTATCGAGTTTAACCAGCAGATGCTCGAAGCCGGTGCAGCATGGGTAAGAGAGTCTGTTAAAGTATAA
- a CDS encoding type III PLP-dependent enzyme has product MRKELYEFPLEDFIPREEFNKIKKFSRAKETPFLVIDLQKVERSYDELVEHMPFAKIHYAVKANPMDKIVLALKNKGSNFDVATVYELDQVLRLGVGPERISYGNTIKKEKDIAYAYEKGVRLFVTDSENDLKKLSRKAPGSRVFFRVLTESDGADWPLSRKFGSHPDLIYKLILKAEKLGLEPYGLSFHVGSQQRDIGQWDNAISKCKYLFEAVAEKGIQLKMINLGGGFPAKYQAQANDLETYAREIRRFLHDDFGEELPEILIEPGRSLVADAGIIVSEVVMISKKARFNQYKWVYLDIGKFGGLIETLDECIKYPIFCDKKGCAEEVILAGPTCDSMDILYEQHKYSFPHTMREGNRVYIFTTGAYTQSYSSINFNGFPPLEAHLI; this is encoded by the coding sequence ATGAGAAAAGAGCTTTATGAGTTCCCGCTGGAGGACTTCATTCCCAGAGAAGAATTTAACAAAATCAAGAAATTCTCCCGGGCTAAAGAAACACCGTTCCTGGTCATTGATCTTCAGAAAGTAGAAAGAAGTTATGACGAACTTGTAGAGCACATGCCTTTTGCAAAAATTCACTATGCTGTAAAGGCCAATCCTATGGATAAGATAGTGCTTGCTCTGAAGAATAAAGGTTCCAACTTTGATGTGGCAACGGTTTACGAACTTGATCAGGTGCTGAGGCTCGGAGTGGGGCCTGAGAGGATAAGCTACGGAAACACTATCAAAAAAGAAAAGGATATAGCTTATGCCTATGAGAAAGGGGTAAGGCTCTTTGTTACTGATTCAGAAAATGATCTGAAAAAATTATCCAGAAAAGCTCCTGGCTCAAGGGTTTTTTTCAGGGTTCTTACCGAAAGTGACGGGGCAGATTGGCCTCTTTCCAGGAAATTCGGCTCCCATCCTGACCTTATATACAAACTGATTCTGAAAGCTGAAAAACTCGGGCTTGAACCCTACGGACTCTCTTTCCATGTAGGTTCCCAGCAAAGAGATATCGGACAGTGGGATAATGCAATCTCCAAGTGCAAATACCTTTTTGAAGCAGTAGCCGAAAAAGGGATTCAGCTGAAAATGATTAACCTCGGGGGAGGCTTCCCCGCAAAATACCAGGCTCAGGCAAATGACCTTGAGACCTATGCCAGGGAAATCCGCCGCTTTTTACACGACGACTTCGGAGAAGAGCTTCCCGAAATCCTTATCGAACCCGGAAGATCTCTGGTTGCCGATGCCGGCATAATTGTAAGTGAAGTCGTTATGATCTCTAAAAAAGCCAGGTTCAACCAGTACAAATGGGTTTATCTTGATATCGGAAAGTTTGGCGGCCTTATTGAGACCCTTGACGAATGCATCAAATACCCGATTTTTTGTGACAAAAAAGGTTGTGCAGAAGAGGTCATCCTTGCAGGTCCAACCTGCGATAGCATGGACATCCTCTATGAGCAACATAAATATTCCTTTCCCCATACTATGAGAGAAGGAAACCGCGTCTACATATTCACAACAGGAGCCTATACCCAGAGTTACTCTTCTATAAATTTTAACGGCTTTCCCCCTCTCGAAGCTCATCTTATCTGA
- a CDS encoding 3-methyl-2-oxobutanoate dehydrogenase subunit VorB: protein MATQLVKGNSAIVIGALYAGCDCFFGYPITPASEILHDASKYLPMIGRKFVQAESEEAAINMVFGGASAGHRVMTSSSGPGISLMQEGISYLAGAELPCVIVDIMRAGPGLGNIGPEQGDYNQVVKGGGHGNYKNIVLAPNSVQEMCDFTMKAFELAFKYGNPAVVLADGVLGQMIESLEFPKKALAPEINTSWAVNGTAETRPNLITSIFLDFNELGQFNEKLQAKYELIKQNEVDYDEYMTENASIVLVSYGISSRICRSAVDLARKEGIKVGLFRPKTLFPFPEAQLKALADKGASFISVEMSNGQMIDDIRLAIGCSQPVELVNRMGGNLMTLDQIMDKIRKVAGEA from the coding sequence ATGGCAACACAACTCGTAAAAGGCAACTCCGCAATAGTCATTGGTGCACTTTATGCCGGATGTGACTGTTTCTTCGGATATCCCATTACTCCGGCAAGTGAAATTCTGCATGATGCCTCCAAATACTTACCCATGATAGGAAGGAAATTCGTGCAGGCCGAGTCCGAAGAAGCTGCAATTAACATGGTCTTCGGGGGAGCATCAGCCGGACACAGGGTAATGACATCCTCGTCAGGCCCCGGAATCAGCCTGATGCAGGAAGGAATTTCTTATCTTGCAGGCGCAGAACTTCCCTGTGTGATTGTCGACATCATGAGGGCAGGCCCCGGACTCGGGAACATCGGACCTGAACAGGGAGATTACAACCAGGTAGTAAAAGGCGGGGGGCACGGGAACTACAAGAATATCGTACTTGCTCCCAACTCCGTGCAGGAGATGTGTGACTTTACCATGAAAGCTTTTGAGCTGGCGTTCAAATACGGGAACCCTGCAGTCGTACTTGCTGACGGAGTGCTCGGGCAGATGATTGAGTCCCTTGAGTTTCCGAAAAAAGCGCTTGCTCCTGAAATCAATACAAGCTGGGCAGTCAACGGCACAGCCGAAACCAGGCCTAACCTGATAACCTCTATCTTCCTTGACTTCAATGAACTCGGGCAGTTCAACGAGAAGCTGCAGGCAAAGTACGAGCTGATTAAACAGAATGAGGTTGACTACGATGAATACATGACCGAAAACGCCTCAATCGTACTCGTTTCTTACGGCATAAGCAGCAGGATCTGCAGGTCTGCCGTAGACCTTGCCAGAAAGGAAGGAATAAAAGTAGGGCTTTTCAGGCCAAAAACCCTCTTCCCGTTCCCGGAAGCGCAGTTAAAAGCCCTTGCAGATAAGGGAGCTTCTTTCATCTCAGTGGAAATGAGCAATGGGCAGATGATAGACGATATCAGACTTGCAATCGGCTGCTCGCAGCCTGTGGAGCTGGTAAACCGCATGGGAGGAAACCTGATGACCCTGGACCAGATTATGGATAAAATAAGAAAGGTTGCAGGGGAGGCATGA
- a CDS encoding helix-turn-helix domain-containing protein: MQEKIKEIAARVRELRELSEISVEKMAEYLQVSVETYEKYESGTEDIPASILFEIAHRLQVDMATLLTGEEPRMNIFTVTRNGKGVSVERRKQYKYQNLAEKFIHKKAEFFIVTVEPKPQGTKPETNSHPGQEFNYVLEGSLKVYIHHNEIILNEGDSIYFDSNFEHAMEAIGGEPARFLAVIM, from the coding sequence ATGCAGGAAAAAATAAAAGAAATTGCAGCTCGAGTCCGTGAACTGCGGGAACTGTCTGAAATTTCTGTCGAAAAAATGGCAGAGTATCTTCAGGTCTCAGTTGAGACCTACGAGAAATACGAAAGCGGAACAGAGGACATTCCGGCAAGCATACTTTTTGAAATTGCACACAGGTTGCAGGTGGACATGGCTACTCTTCTGACAGGAGAAGAGCCTCGCATGAATATTTTTACCGTCACAAGGAACGGAAAAGGGGTAAGTGTCGAGAGGAGAAAACAGTACAAATATCAGAACCTGGCTGAAAAATTCATCCACAAAAAAGCGGAGTTCTTCATTGTGACGGTCGAGCCCAAACCCCAGGGAACAAAACCTGAAACCAATTCCCATCCGGGACAGGAATTCAATTATGTGCTTGAGGGAAGCCTGAAGGTCTACATCCACCATAATGAGATAATTCTTAATGAAGGGGACTCTATTTATTTCGATTCCAACTTTGAACACGCTATGGAAGCTATCGGAGGAGAACCCGCCAGGTTCCTGGCCGTTATAATGTAA
- a CDS encoding PepSY domain-containing protein has translation MKKGITTILLAILLIGAFGAAVVSAVASDDTGANYGSGLMNRWAARNTDSGYGAGNYASCPYYDADGAVELEVETIDEALEIAQAEIDEDITEDDIYQMNRWWIVSYEDEDGVYTQARIDSVTGEVYTGYDVPAGYQTGSRFGRGSGYGRGSGSCMGYGN, from the coding sequence ATGAAGAAAGGTATAACCACAATTCTCCTGGCCATACTGCTGATAGGAGCTTTCGGAGCAGCAGTTGTCAGTGCGGTTGCTTCGGATGATACAGGAGCAAACTACGGGTCCGGCTTAATGAACAGATGGGCTGCCAGAAATACGGACTCGGGATATGGTGCAGGCAATTACGCCTCCTGCCCTTACTACGATGCAGATGGGGCCGTAGAGCTTGAAGTTGAAACCATAGATGAGGCTCTTGAAATCGCCCAGGCCGAAATTGATGAAGATATCACCGAAGACGACATATATCAGATGAACCGCTGGTGGATTGTCTCCTATGAGGATGAAGACGGAGTCTACACACAGGCAAGAATCGACTCAGTCACCGGTGAAGTATATACAGGATATGATGTCCCGGCAGGATATCAGACAGGCAGCAGGTTTGGCCGAGGATCCGGATACGGGCGTGGTTCCGGATCCTGCATGGGGTATGGCAACTAA
- a CDS encoding PKD domain-containing protein, with protein MAQTQTFRRTCFLMAIFILISVSEIGTASEFRVWPGESIQDAVDSASPGDIIFIESGKYNESVHVNKKNLTIESASGNPDDTFIAGDTPVSYVFEVVANDVKINFFSITDGRCGIFLNNVENCVINGNKISNQEAGIYLLNSRNNLLTNNMVYANEDCGLKLLASSENIIYGNYFDNAENARDNKFNIWNKSKGNYWSDYGSKDENEDGIGDTPYAINPKDGSMDYRPLIEYSQETPVLPKALFTSDVTEGYTPLVVRFKDFSENAASRLWDFGDGNSSSYPNPQHTYLSEGTYSVTLNASNENGSDSASVTINVRDASELEGPILPKAQFIYNTTSGHIPLVIKFVDISENADCIIWYFGDGKTSCCPVPMHTFCSPGSYTVSIAATNENGTSSASIVVNALPAESIESSDDAANKGNSDENDGCSVVNETGKDALEDAGNPEPITRSENTDNPRNSIAEYASDTVDKLADAEKIINEEVTENSESDSNGGGEETGIARIIHREEFEAIKDSVISTASSNTLTETKLALENETLKVRKNVEDFVDDSLPESIGDSLPEVEQRISPWIPSFLGLAGVVFIVSLMKRGKRRK; from the coding sequence ATGGCACAAACACAAACTTTCAGACGAACCTGCTTTTTAATGGCAATTTTTATTTTGATTTCAGTTTCAGAGATTGGAACGGCGTCAGAATTTCGTGTTTGGCCTGGAGAATCTATTCAGGATGCAGTAGATTCAGCATCTCCTGGGGATATCATCTTCATAGAGTCCGGAAAATATAACGAAAGTGTCCACGTTAACAAGAAAAATTTAACTATTGAGTCAGCTTCCGGAAATCCCGATGATACCTTTATTGCGGGAGATACTCCCGTAAGTTACGTTTTTGAAGTTGTTGCCAATGATGTAAAGATAAACTTTTTTTCAATAACTGATGGTCGCTGTGGAATTTTCCTGAACAATGTTGAAAACTGTGTAATAAACGGCAACAAAATTTCAAATCAGGAAGCGGGGATTTATCTGCTCAATTCCAGAAATAATCTGTTAACCAATAATATGGTATATGCAAACGAGGACTGTGGGCTCAAACTGCTGGCTTCTTCTGAGAACATCATATACGGCAACTACTTCGACAACGCAGAAAATGCCAGGGATAATAAGTTCAATATCTGGAATAAGAGCAAAGGCAACTACTGGAGTGATTATGGAAGTAAGGATGAAAACGAAGACGGGATAGGAGATACTCCATATGCTATTAACCCTAAAGACGGAAGTATGGACTACAGACCTTTAATAGAATATAGTCAGGAAACTCCGGTACTTCCCAAAGCCCTTTTCACATCAGATGTGACCGAAGGTTATACCCCCCTCGTAGTCAGGTTCAAGGATTTTTCGGAAAATGCTGCCTCACGGCTTTGGGACTTTGGAGACGGAAATTCCTCAAGTTATCCGAATCCTCAGCACACTTATTTAAGCGAAGGAACTTATAGTGTCACCCTTAACGCCAGCAATGAGAACGGGAGTGACTCGGCATCTGTAACGATAAATGTTCGAGATGCTTCCGAACTGGAAGGTCCCATACTTCCGAAAGCACAATTCATATATAACACCACAAGCGGACATATCCCTCTTGTTATAAAATTTGTTGATATTTCCGAGAATGCAGACTGCATTATCTGGTACTTCGGGGATGGCAAGACTTCCTGCTGCCCGGTACCCATGCATACTTTCTGCTCCCCCGGGAGTTATACGGTTTCCATTGCAGCTACAAATGAAAACGGAACATCTTCGGCATCTATAGTCGTAAACGCCCTGCCTGCCGAGAGTATAGAAAGTTCGGATGATGCTGCAAACAAGGGCAACTCTGATGAAAACGACGGATGTAGCGTCGTTAATGAAACTGGTAAGGATGCATTAGAAGACGCAGGGAACCCCGAACCTATCACAAGGTCAGAAAACACAGATAACCCGAGAAATTCTATTGCAGAATATGCCAGCGATACTGTAGATAAACTCGCCGATGCTGAGAAAATAATTAATGAAGAAGTAACTGAAAACTCCGAATCAGATTCTAACGGCGGAGGCGAGGAAACGGGAATTGCCAGAATTATCCACAGGGAAGAATTCGAAGCTATAAAAGATTCGGTTATCTCTACTGCCAGCTCGAACACTCTTACGGAAACTAAACTGGCTCTGGAAAATGAAACACTCAAAGTTCGGAAAAACGTCGAAGATTTTGTTGACGATTCCTTACCAGAATCCATAGGGGATTCCTTACCCGAGGTGGAGCAGAGAATCTCCCCCTGGATCCCTTCCTTCCTCGGGCTTGCAGGAGTAGTTTTCATTGTTTCGTTAATGAAAAGAGGCAAAAGAAGAAAGTGA